A DNA window from Acidobacteriota bacterium contains the following coding sequences:
- a CDS encoding CDP-alcohol phosphatidyltransferase family protein, with amino-acid sequence MPLRTQVLLASGVGAFALAVASPAAASVFAVMMAVAATTVGAHHPFARFGPANYVTMLRAAVVSRAATLLLEPTSHEVAWFVVGATACLAALDGLDGWLARRTGLASMFGARFDVEVDALLILVLSLFVWRYDKAGVWVLACGLMRYAFVAAGWVLPWMNNPLKPTLRGKSVAVAQFAGLGLALAPVVPAPASAVVAAVTLATLVWSFAIDVRRLSRG; translated from the coding sequence TTGCCTCTTCGCACCCAGGTCCTGCTCGCGAGCGGTGTCGGCGCATTCGCCCTGGCCGTTGCCTCGCCCGCAGCGGCATCGGTATTCGCCGTCATGATGGCGGTGGCGGCGACCACGGTCGGTGCCCATCATCCGTTTGCGCGATTCGGGCCGGCCAACTACGTCACGATGCTCCGCGCGGCGGTGGTATCGCGAGCGGCGACCCTGCTCCTGGAGCCAACGAGCCACGAAGTCGCGTGGTTCGTGGTGGGGGCAACCGCCTGCCTGGCCGCCCTTGATGGTCTCGACGGCTGGCTCGCGCGGCGAACCGGCCTGGCCAGCATGTTCGGTGCCCGGTTCGACGTCGAGGTCGATGCCCTGCTGATCCTGGTGCTGTCGCTGTTCGTGTGGCGGTACGACAAGGCCGGGGTGTGGGTGCTGGCCTGCGGGTTGATGCGCTACGCGTTCGTCGCGGCCGGGTGGGTACTGCCGTGGATGAACAATCCGCTCAAACCAACACTTCGAGGCAAGAGCGTCGCCGTTGCGCAGTTCGCCGGCCTGGGCCTGGCGCTTGCCCCGGTGGTTCCGGCGCCGGCCAGTGCGGTCGTCGCGGCGGTCACATTGGCAACGCTCGTATGGTCGTTTGCCATCGATGTGAGGCGGTTGTCGAGGGGGTGA
- a CDS encoding zinc-binding alcohol dehydrogenase encodes MNTESRAFWVVEPGRGEIRTEELRTPGGDEVVVRALYSGISRGTEALVFNGRVPQTEWTRMRAPFQVGEFPAPVKYGYSLTGIVEQGSADLVGRHVFVLHPHQTRFVVSATAVAVIPDDVPPARAVLAANLETALNGIWDARPHVGDRITVIGAGTVGMLTAWLASRLPECVVELVDTNPQRAAVARALGVPFATPETAAGEADVVIHASGSPSGLELALTLAALEATIVEMSWFGDQAVTVPLGGAFHSKRLTIASSQVGRIAPAQRARWDHRRRMQLALGMLRDPALDALITGESPFETLPEVMAGLAQSSGDVLCHRIRY; translated from the coding sequence ATGAATACAGAATCCAGGGCGTTTTGGGTGGTTGAGCCCGGGCGCGGTGAGATCAGGACTGAAGAACTGCGTACCCCCGGGGGCGACGAGGTCGTGGTGCGCGCGCTCTACAGCGGCATCAGCCGCGGCACCGAGGCGCTGGTTTTCAACGGCCGCGTTCCGCAGACCGAGTGGACCCGCATGCGGGCGCCGTTCCAGGTGGGCGAATTTCCCGCGCCGGTGAAGTACGGCTACTCCCTGACCGGCATCGTCGAACAGGGTTCCGCAGACCTGGTGGGCCGCCATGTGTTCGTGCTGCATCCGCACCAGACTCGCTTCGTGGTGTCCGCCACGGCCGTGGCTGTCATTCCTGATGACGTACCTCCGGCCCGGGCGGTGCTGGCCGCGAACCTCGAGACGGCTCTCAACGGTATTTGGGACGCCCGGCCGCACGTCGGCGATCGCATCACCGTGATCGGCGCCGGCACCGTCGGCATGCTCACCGCGTGGCTGGCCAGCCGCCTCCCCGAATGTGTCGTTGAGCTGGTAGACACCAACCCGCAACGCGCGGCGGTGGCGCGCGCGTTGGGCGTGCCGTTCGCCACGCCAGAGACGGCCGCCGGCGAGGCCGATGTCGTCATCCACGCCAGCGGGTCGCCATCAGGACTCGAGCTGGCGCTGACCCTGGCCGCGCTCGAGGCGACCATTGTCGAGATGAGCTGGTTCGGCGATCAAGCCGTGACCGTGCCGCTCGGCGGCGCGTTTCACTCGAAGCGCCTGACCATCGCCTCGTCGCAGGTGGGTCGCATTGCCCCGGCGCAGCGCGCAAGGTGGGACCATCGCCGCCGGATGCAGCTGGCGCTAGGCATGCTTCGCGATCCGGCGCTCGATGCGCTGATCACCGGCGAGAGTCCGTTCGAGACGCTGCCGGAGGTGATGGCCGGCCTGGCGCAATCTTCAGGCGATGTGTTGTGCCATCGCATCCGGTATTAG
- a CDS encoding 6-carboxytetrahydropterin synthase, giving the protein MYYVTVRDHIMIAHSFRGEVFGPAQRLHGATYVVDAEFRRPDLDADGIVVDIGRAGEALKKALADLNFRNLDEVPEFKGKNTTTEFIARTVFDRMVAAIHRGDLGPGAGAVESLRVTLQESHVASAAYEGRVGAAD; this is encoded by the coding sequence ATGTACTACGTAACGGTGCGCGACCACATCATGATCGCGCACAGCTTCAGGGGCGAGGTGTTCGGTCCCGCCCAGCGCCTGCACGGTGCGACCTATGTGGTCGACGCCGAGTTCCGCCGCCCCGATCTCGACGCCGACGGGATCGTCGTCGATATTGGCCGCGCCGGCGAGGCGCTGAAGAAGGCGCTGGCCGACCTGAACTTCCGCAACCTGGACGAGGTGCCGGAATTCAAGGGCAAGAACACCACCACTGAGTTCATCGCACGAACCGTGTTCGACCGGATGGTGGCGGCGATCCACCGCGGTGATTTGGGTCCCGGCGCCGGCGCGGTGGAAAGCTTGCGCGTGACACTGCAGGAATCGCACGTGGCATCGGCCGCGTACGAAGGCCGCGTCGGCGCCGCAGACTGA
- a CDS encoding glycosyltransferase family 4 protein gives MKSAVFVVPGSIAARTGGSIYDRRMVDGLRRRGWDITVVELAGDFPQPSAEAVTGAAAALAALPDAALVVMDGLALSALPEVIEREAARLRIVALVHLPLAADVSIDAETRDRLAVAEQRALAASALIVVTGAATLGLLEPYALPRDRVVVVEPGTDPAPQAKGSDGARVHLLCVATVNAGKGHDVLFEALAAVPNRAWRLTCAGSLTRDHATVDRVRSLVWQLGLDDRVTLAGELDAEALVTCYDSADVFVLATRRETYGMAVAEALARGLPVVSTTTGAIPDLVGADAGVVVPPGEVAPLAEALSRVIGDADLRARMAAGAREVRDRLPVWEVAAARMDAALQKLNSHV, from the coding sequence ATGAAATCAGCAGTGTTTGTCGTGCCCGGGTCGATTGCCGCCAGGACCGGCGGCTCGATCTACGACCGGCGCATGGTCGATGGCTTGCGCCGGCGTGGCTGGGACATCACGGTCGTGGAACTTGCGGGCGACTTTCCGCAGCCCTCGGCGGAGGCGGTGACAGGCGCGGCCGCGGCCCTGGCGGCGCTGCCAGACGCCGCGCTGGTGGTGATGGATGGCCTCGCACTCAGTGCCCTCCCAGAGGTCATCGAACGCGAGGCCGCGCGCTTGCGCATCGTCGCACTCGTCCACCTGCCGCTTGCCGCTGACGTAAGCATCGATGCCGAAACCCGCGATCGGCTGGCGGTCGCGGAGCAGCGTGCCCTCGCCGCGTCGGCGCTGATTGTCGTCACCGGTGCGGCCACTCTTGGCCTGCTCGAACCCTATGCACTGCCGCGCGATCGCGTGGTTGTGGTCGAACCCGGCACTGACCCGGCACCGCAGGCCAAGGGCTCTGACGGCGCTCGCGTGCACCTGCTGTGCGTGGCGACGGTCAACGCCGGGAAAGGACATGATGTGCTGTTCGAGGCGCTGGCAGCCGTGCCGAATCGAGCGTGGCGCCTCACGTGCGCCGGAAGCCTGACGCGTGATCACGCGACCGTTGACCGCGTTCGCAGCCTCGTGTGGCAGCTTGGACTCGACGATCGGGTGACGCTCGCCGGAGAGCTGGATGCCGAAGCACTCGTGACCTGCTATGACTCTGCCGATGTGTTCGTCCTGGCCACGCGCCGCGAGACCTACGGCATGGCCGTGGCCGAGGCGCTGGCGCGCGGACTGCCAGTGGTGAGTACGACGACGGGAGCGATTCCCGATCTCGTTGGCGCCGACGCCGGCGTGGTGGTGCCACCGGGTGAGGTGGCGCCACTTGCGGAAGCGCTGTCGCGCGTCATCGGCGACGCGGATCTTCGCGCCCGGATGGCAGCCGGCGCGCGCGAGGTTCGCGATCGCCTGCCAGTGTGGGAGGTGGCAGCCGCCCGGATGGACGCTGCTCTTCAGAAACTCAATTCCCATGTCTGA
- a CDS encoding class I SAM-dependent methyltransferase, with translation MSETLGDWLKLREAADWEARSSRLVQRVVDAAPQEGAPYNVLDLGTGTGSNVRYLADRLPGHQHWLVVDRSPDLLALVTNRTASWAASRGYECRATATGLHVRHETLDCEIETRQRDLRVLDDPGLFAGRQLVTASALLDLVSESWLQSLAARCRDAGAAVLFALTYNGESSCSPAEPEDELIRELLNQHQHTDKGLGGIAAGPDAVACAERCFIDVGYQVHIEPADWNIGPAHADMQRYLINDWASAASELALVRQPQEGVASTGPSWITGWRDRRLAHIDAGRSRITVRHHDLAAWPATP, from the coding sequence ATGTCTGAAACTCTTGGCGACTGGCTGAAGCTGCGCGAGGCGGCCGATTGGGAAGCGCGGTCGTCGCGGCTCGTCCAACGGGTTGTCGACGCGGCGCCCCAGGAAGGGGCGCCCTACAACGTTCTGGATCTCGGCACCGGCACCGGATCCAACGTTCGTTACCTGGCCGATCGCCTGCCGGGTCACCAGCATTGGCTGGTTGTAGACCGGAGCCCGGACTTGCTCGCCCTGGTGACCAATCGCACCGCGTCCTGGGCCGCGTCGCGCGGCTACGAATGCCGCGCAACGGCGACGGGACTACACGTGCGTCACGAGACGCTGGACTGCGAGATCGAAACACGGCAGCGCGACCTTCGGGTGCTGGACGACCCCGGACTGTTCGCGGGTCGGCAGCTGGTGACGGCATCGGCGCTGCTGGATCTCGTGTCCGAGTCGTGGCTCCAGTCGCTCGCCGCGCGGTGCCGGGACGCGGGCGCCGCCGTGCTGTTTGCCCTCACCTATAACGGCGAATCATCGTGTTCGCCGGCGGAGCCCGAAGACGAGCTCATTCGGGAGCTGCTGAATCAGCACCAACACACCGACAAGGGTCTTGGTGGCATCGCCGCCGGCCCAGACGCGGTGGCCTGCGCCGAACGCTGCTTCATCGACGTTGGCTACCAGGTTCACATCGAGCCCGCCGACTGGAACATCGGACCCGCGCACGCCGACATGCAGCGCTACCTGATCAACGATTGGGCGAGTGCCGCCAGCGAGTTGGCGCTCGTTAGGCAACCCCAAGAAGGGGTTGCCTCCACCGGTCCCAGCTGGATCACCGGTTGGCGAGATCGCCGGCTCGCACACATTGATGCCGGACGATCACGCATCACCGTTCGCCATCACGATCTCGCCGCCTGGCCGGCGACACCATGA
- a CDS encoding methyltransferase domain-containing protein produces the protein MTAPPAPRFDPAQVRDYYDRHSATFVSRGQGGGAIHRAVWGPGVSHRAQAFHYVEDRIAEIAQSLAAPAGHPLHIVDLGCGVAGSACYLAERLPVRVTGITLSPVQARIAHARIREAGLSDRVACLVGDYNDLPEVGTADLAYAIESFVHGPEPDRFFAQCRRLLRPGGVLVICDDFLRPTTDPRAARAIERFCRGWHVNTLLDRDALQALAQAHRFSHDSTVDLSPYLELGRARDRLLSALLPLLNLLPINSGRFDYVNGGSALQECLAQGWIAYEMVTFRAPR, from the coding sequence ATGACCGCGCCACCGGCACCCCGATTCGACCCAGCGCAAGTCCGCGATTACTACGATCGTCACTCAGCCACCTTTGTGTCCCGCGGCCAGGGTGGCGGCGCCATCCATCGCGCCGTGTGGGGGCCAGGGGTCAGCCACCGTGCCCAGGCGTTTCACTACGTTGAGGATCGGATCGCGGAGATCGCGCAATCCCTGGCTGCGCCCGCTGGACACCCGCTCCACATCGTCGACCTCGGGTGCGGCGTTGCTGGAAGTGCGTGCTACCTGGCCGAGCGCCTGCCAGTACGGGTCACCGGCATCACGCTCAGCCCGGTGCAGGCCCGAATCGCTCACGCCCGCATCCGTGAAGCCGGCCTCTCGGATCGGGTGGCATGTCTGGTCGGCGACTACAACGACCTCCCGGAGGTCGGCACAGCGGATCTCGCGTATGCGATTGAGTCGTTTGTGCACGGCCCCGAGCCCGATCGCTTCTTCGCGCAGTGCCGGCGGCTGTTGAGACCTGGTGGAGTGCTTGTGATCTGCGACGACTTTCTCCGTCCCACCACGGATCCGCGCGCGGCCCGCGCCATCGAGCGTTTCTGCCGCGGCTGGCATGTCAACACGCTGCTGGATCGCGACGCACTGCAGGCGCTGGCGCAAGCCCACCGCTTTAGCCACGACTCGACCGTGGATCTGTCGCCCTACCTGGAACTTGGTCGCGCCCGTGACCGACTGCTGAGCGCGCTGCTGCCGTTGCTGAACTTGCTGCCGATCAACTCCGGCCGATTCGATTACGTGAATGGTGGCAGCGCCTTGCAGGAATGCCTGGCGCAGGGCTGGATCGCGTACGAGATGGTGACGTTTCGCGCGCCTAGGTAA
- a CDS encoding RibD family protein: MSPESISSPSALAADATWPLLLAASAMAGDLERDGRAQSFSLDGTKLQPVTGDADRAVLEWQPGSGWHSRLPVDSPLADLLDLYLPICSATTSRPMTVGHLGQSLDGFIATHSGDSQFVTGGGNIVHLHRMRALCDAVVVGAGTVAADDPQLTTRHVSGPHPLRVIYDPGRRLAPTFKLFTDGAAPTLYVCEQSRLASGETQVGDATAIGVAEGPGGVAELLALLRARGCGRVFVEGGGVTVSAFLAADLLDRLQLAIAPVLIGDGRPAIRLAPQERLRDCLRPGYRVFRMGGDVLFDCELDSQTNTDHAADRAPAVTRVI, translated from the coding sequence GTGTCGCCAGAAAGCATTTCGTCGCCATCGGCGTTAGCCGCCGACGCCACCTGGCCCCTGCTGCTCGCGGCCAGCGCCATGGCCGGCGACCTGGAGCGTGATGGGCGGGCACAGTCGTTCTCGCTGGACGGCACGAAGCTGCAACCGGTGACCGGTGATGCCGACCGTGCCGTGCTCGAGTGGCAGCCGGGCTCCGGTTGGCACTCGCGGCTGCCGGTCGACAGCCCTCTGGCAGACCTGCTCGATCTCTACCTCCCCATTTGCAGCGCAACGACTTCACGGCCGATGACCGTTGGACATCTTGGCCAGAGCCTCGACGGGTTCATCGCCACTCATTCCGGTGATTCGCAGTTCGTCACCGGCGGCGGCAACATCGTCCACCTGCATCGCATGCGGGCGTTGTGCGACGCGGTCGTGGTTGGTGCCGGCACGGTGGCCGCGGACGATCCGCAGCTGACGACCCGGCACGTGAGCGGGCCACACCCACTGCGCGTGATCTACGACCCGGGCCGGCGGCTCGCACCGACCTTCAAGCTCTTCACCGATGGCGCGGCCCCGACACTCTATGTCTGCGAACAATCACGGCTGGCGTCAGGCGAAACGCAGGTGGGCGATGCCACCGCCATCGGCGTTGCCGAAGGCCCGGGGGGCGTAGCGGAACTGCTGGCGCTGCTGCGGGCGCGCGGCTGCGGGCGCGTGTTCGTTGAAGGCGGTGGCGTCACGGTGTCGGCGTTTCTGGCAGCGGACTTGCTGGACCGCCTGCAACTCGCGATCGCGCCGGTGTTGATCGGCGACGGCCGGCCCGCCATTCGGCTGGCGCCGCAGGAGCGCCTGCGCGACTGCCTCCGCCCTGGCTATCGTGTGTTCCGGATGGGCGGCGACGTGCTGTTCGACTGCGAGCTGGATTCGCAGACCAACACCGATCACGCGGCCGACCGCGCTCCGGCCGTCACGCGAGTGATCTAG
- a CDS encoding dihydroorotase — protein sequence MKRLLKGGRVVDPANGRDGIFDVLLDGDRIAEVGANLKADGAEVINIPAGLVVCPGLIDMHVHLREPGQEHKETVATGVASAVAGGFTAVACMPNTKPVNDNAGVTKLILQKAAEANLARVYPIGAVSRGQKGEELADIAELKEAGCVAVTDDGLPVATALLARRALEYTSMFNMPVIEHCEDQTLKGDGVAHEGPVAASLGLRGIPGVAEAITAGRDILLAEMTGGHIHIAHMSAWTTIEAVRQGKSRGVKVTCEVCPHHFTLTDDLLAAPVAYDTNTKMNPPLREARDRDAMLAGIVDGTVDVISTDHAPHHYDEKNVEYDRAPFGIVGLETAVSITLDKLVHTGLITLSRMVELMSVNPAKILNVPGGSLSAGAPADITILALELPVTVDKTKLVSKSKNTPFHGWAFKGGVAATIVGGRTVYANPAAGLQ from the coding sequence ATGAAACGCTTGCTCAAGGGCGGCCGCGTCGTCGACCCGGCCAACGGACGCGATGGCATCTTCGATGTGCTGCTCGACGGCGATCGTATTGCCGAGGTCGGTGCCAACCTGAAGGCCGACGGCGCCGAGGTCATCAATATTCCGGCCGGGCTGGTCGTGTGTCCGGGCCTGATCGACATGCACGTGCACCTGCGCGAACCCGGCCAGGAGCACAAGGAAACCGTCGCGACCGGCGTGGCCTCGGCCGTGGCCGGTGGCTTCACCGCGGTCGCCTGCATGCCCAACACGAAGCCGGTCAACGACAACGCCGGTGTCACCAAGCTGATCCTGCAGAAGGCAGCCGAAGCGAACCTGGCGCGGGTGTATCCCATTGGTGCCGTCTCGCGCGGGCAGAAGGGCGAAGAGCTTGCGGATATCGCCGAGCTGAAGGAAGCCGGGTGTGTCGCCGTGACCGACGACGGTTTGCCGGTGGCGACGGCCCTGCTGGCGCGACGGGCGCTCGAGTACACCAGCATGTTCAACATGCCGGTGATCGAGCACTGCGAGGATCAAACGCTGAAGGGTGATGGCGTCGCCCACGAAGGCCCGGTGGCGGCATCGCTCGGCCTGCGCGGCATTCCGGGCGTCGCCGAGGCCATCACCGCCGGGCGCGACATCCTGCTGGCCGAAATGACCGGCGGCCACATCCACATCGCGCACATGAGCGCATGGACCACCATCGAGGCGGTCCGCCAGGGCAAGAGCCGCGGCGTGAAAGTGACCTGCGAGGTGTGCCCGCATCACTTCACGCTGACCGACGACCTGCTGGCCGCGCCGGTGGCGTATGACACCAACACCAAGATGAACCCGCCGCTGCGCGAGGCGCGCGACCGCGACGCCATGCTCGCCGGTATCGTCGACGGCACCGTGGACGTGATTTCGACCGACCACGCCCCGCATCATTACGACGAGAAGAACGTCGAGTACGACCGTGCGCCGTTCGGCATTGTCGGTCTCGAAACCGCGGTGTCGATCACGCTCGACAAACTGGTGCACACCGGCCTGATCACGCTGTCGCGCATGGTCGAACTGATGTCGGTGAACCCGGCGAAGATCCTGAACGTGCCCGGCGGATCCTTGTCGGCCGGAGCGCCGGCCGACATCACCATCCTGGCGCTGGAGTTGCCCGTGACGGTCGACAAGACCAAACTGGTCAGCAAGTCGAAGAACACGCCGTTCCACGGCTGGGCCTTCAAGGGCGGCGTGGCCGCCACCATCGTCGGCGGACGCACGGTCTACGCCAACCCCGCGGCAGGACTCCAATGA
- a CDS encoding phosphoribosyltransferase family protein gives MTSSGNARHDGVRARALDDMRRFEVVMAGHFDYGNGFHGKLYLNPHKLLQWPSTIWRVAQDLIDIMPADFAEAEVIAGPATGGAVLAHTVAGLLDGRRPMTHPPYSFAPFGDEEGDPVLSPFYATSMHGKRVLIVDDVRNTGTTFRKCADLVAAAGGIVIGTMQIVDRCEVCVTVDVPNVALVEYTAPPNYAAGSCPMCADRVPITSF, from the coding sequence ATGACTTCATCTGGAAACGCCCGTCACGACGGTGTCCGGGCGCGCGCGCTCGACGACATGCGCCGCTTCGAAGTGGTGATGGCGGGCCACTTCGATTACGGCAACGGCTTTCACGGCAAGCTCTACCTGAATCCGCACAAGCTGCTGCAGTGGCCGTCGACGATCTGGCGCGTCGCGCAGGATCTGATCGACATCATGCCGGCGGACTTCGCCGAGGCCGAGGTGATTGCCGGCCCCGCGACCGGCGGCGCGGTGCTGGCCCACACGGTGGCCGGCCTGCTCGACGGCCGCCGGCCCATGACGCATCCCCCGTACTCGTTCGCGCCGTTTGGCGATGAGGAAGGCGACCCGGTCCTCAGCCCGTTCTACGCGACGAGCATGCACGGCAAGCGCGTGTTGATCGTGGACGACGTGCGCAACACCGGGACGACCTTCCGCAAGTGCGCGGACCTGGTCGCGGCTGCCGGCGGCATCGTCATTGGGACCATGCAGATCGTCGACCGCTGCGAGGTGTGCGTCACCGTGGACGTGCCGAACGTGGCGTTGGTGGAATACACCGCGCCGCCCAACTATGCGGCGGGGTCCTGCCCGATGTGCGCCGACAGGGTCCCGATCACCAGCTTCTGA
- a CDS encoding TIGR02757 family protein produces MADLRSALDTLYLTFNADRVVTDPIWIVHRYERPDDREVVAFIAAALAFGRVQSVLNSINGMLQVMGPSPAAFVRAFEPARDRRKFDHLVHRWTKGIDMAALVWVMHQMIRDGGSIEGFFAAGLPADAVDVGEGLQSFSTRALALDQKAVYGRAKPKPGVAYFFSRPSSGGACKRLNLFLRWMVRRDQVDLGVWTRVRPSQLIVPLDTHVIRVGQCLRLTKLKSPGWRMATDITKSLRALDPIDPVKFDFSICHLGMMNACGFGKKQRDSQCPLKGCCRP; encoded by the coding sequence TTGGCCGACCTCCGCTCGGCGCTGGACACGCTCTACCTCACGTTCAACGCGGATCGCGTGGTGACCGATCCGATTTGGATCGTGCACCGCTACGAGCGGCCCGACGATCGCGAGGTGGTGGCGTTTATCGCGGCGGCGCTCGCGTTCGGGCGCGTGCAAAGCGTCCTCAACTCGATCAACGGCATGCTGCAGGTGATGGGGCCGTCGCCGGCCGCGTTCGTGCGCGCGTTCGAGCCGGCCCGCGATCGCCGCAAGTTCGATCACCTGGTGCATCGCTGGACCAAGGGCATCGACATGGCAGCGCTGGTGTGGGTGATGCACCAGATGATCCGAGACGGCGGATCGATCGAGGGCTTCTTCGCCGCCGGCCTGCCGGCTGACGCGGTGGACGTCGGCGAGGGCCTGCAGTCGTTCTCGACGCGGGCGTTGGCGCTCGATCAGAAGGCGGTCTACGGCCGCGCGAAACCGAAACCCGGTGTCGCCTACTTCTTCTCGCGCCCGTCATCCGGCGGCGCCTGCAAGCGGCTCAATCTCTTCCTGCGCTGGATGGTGCGCCGCGATCAAGTCGATCTGGGCGTCTGGACGCGCGTGCGGCCGAGTCAGTTGATCGTGCCGCTCGACACGCACGTGATCCGCGTCGGGCAGTGCCTGCGGCTGACGAAGCTCAAGAGCCCGGGCTGGCGAATGGCGACCGACATCACCAAGTCACTACGTGCGCTCGACCCCATCGACCCGGTGAAGTTCGACTTTTCGATCTGCCACCTGGGGATGATGAACGCGTGCGGGTTCGGCAAGAAACAGCGCGATTCTCAGTGTCCACTCAAGGGCTGTTGTCGGCCGTAA
- a CDS encoding antitoxin VapB family protein has protein sequence MATKTISLKVEAYNRLSAARRYRDESFSEVVMRATWPEDTITGRALLDLLGSRRVHLRDEELDRIDEIIQRDPPPEDKWAGR, from the coding sequence ATGGCCACCAAGACGATTTCGTTGAAAGTAGAGGCATATAACCGGCTGAGCGCCGCCCGCCGCTATCGCGACGAGTCGTTCAGCGAGGTGGTGATGCGGGCCACCTGGCCGGAAGATACCATTACCGGCCGGGCGTTGCTCGACTTGTTGGGCTCGCGGCGGGTGCACCTCCGTGACGAGGAATTGGACCGCATCGATGAGATTATTCAGCGCGATCCGCCGCCCGAGGACAAATGGGCCGGGCGCTGA
- a CDS encoding type II toxin-antitoxin system VapC family toxin produces MTPEVSWQYGRAFRHLRDNRIPIDRSELWIAATGLAYEMPVVTRNVEHFKRVPGLEVESY; encoded by the coding sequence GTGACCCCCGAAGTCAGCTGGCAGTACGGCCGCGCATTCCGTCACTTGCGCGACAACCGCATCCCAATAGATCGGAGCGAACTCTGGATCGCCGCCACCGGCCTCGCCTACGAGATGCCGGTGGTCACCAGGAACGTCGAGCACTTCAAGCGCGTGCCGGGCCTTGAAGTTGAAAGTTACTGA
- a CDS encoding FAD-dependent monooxygenase, with protein sequence MKLKVTDHVVVLGGGPAGAAAAKLLSEWGHPVRLITRPAPDARLAVSVPPSTGKLFEAVGIRDAIGRAGFIRSTGNTVWWGQPQPRVEPFAGGSLGWQVPLQRLDDVMLAEARAAGVAVERRLVVEADLAAAAGQFLIDATGRSGLLARAKGVRVHADGPRTVALVAEWKRAGAWPVPDDTHTLIESYESGWAWSVPTSPGIRHVAVMVDPQRSALARGASARELYLAEIDKTVTFRRLTATAECVDGPKGWDASEYRAEQYAGDGWLLAGDAGSFIDPLSSAGVKKALASGWLAAVVAHTCLRTPAMRPYALAFFSGREQEIERHYSRMSRAFLAEAAPNHPDAFWRDRADAPDAPGTDALVLREALEALRSAPNLALRPGDAAIEPRPVVRNHEIVLQPHIVSGSESIRFVRGVDVIALRELAPQCAQVPDLFEAYGRLHGHVPLHDFLFALATVVARRWLVSQ encoded by the coding sequence TTGAAGTTGAAAGTTACTGACCATGTGGTGGTGCTCGGCGGCGGTCCCGCGGGTGCCGCTGCCGCGAAGCTCCTCTCGGAGTGGGGCCATCCCGTCCGCCTGATCACGCGACCGGCTCCCGACGCTCGCCTGGCCGTGTCTGTTCCCCCCAGCACCGGCAAGCTGTTCGAGGCCGTGGGCATCCGCGACGCGATCGGGCGCGCCGGTTTCATCCGCTCCACCGGCAATACCGTCTGGTGGGGACAGCCGCAGCCGCGCGTCGAACCATTTGCCGGCGGCTCCCTGGGATGGCAGGTCCCACTGCAGCGCCTGGACGACGTGATGCTGGCGGAGGCGAGGGCCGCCGGCGTGGCCGTTGAACGCCGGCTGGTCGTCGAGGCCGACCTGGCGGCGGCGGCCGGTCAGTTCCTGATCGACGCCACTGGTCGATCGGGCCTGCTGGCTCGCGCCAAAGGGGTGCGCGTCCATGCGGACGGACCGCGCACGGTGGCGCTGGTGGCCGAATGGAAGCGCGCCGGGGCGTGGCCCGTGCCAGACGACACGCATACCCTGATCGAATCCTACGAATCGGGATGGGCCTGGTCGGTGCCAACGTCGCCCGGCATTCGGCATGTGGCGGTGATGGTCGATCCGCAACGGTCCGCGCTTGCCCGCGGCGCCTCGGCCCGCGAGCTTTACCTCGCGGAGATCGACAAGACCGTGACCTTTCGGCGGCTGACCGCCACCGCTGAATGCGTGGACGGCCCGAAGGGCTGGGACGCGTCCGAGTATCGCGCCGAGCAGTACGCGGGCGATGGTTGGCTGCTGGCCGGCGACGCCGGCTCCTTCATCGATCCCCTGTCGTCCGCAGGCGTGAAGAAGGCGCTGGCGTCGGGCTGGCTGGCGGCAGTTGTGGCGCACACCTGCCTGCGCACGCCCGCCATGCGCCCGTACGCACTGGCTTTCTTCTCCGGCCGCGAGCAGGAGATCGAGCGCCACTATTCGCGGATGAGCCGTGCCTTCCTGGCTGAGGCCGCGCCCAATCACCCGGATGCGTTCTGGCGCGACCGCGCCGACGCGCCCGACGCGCCGGGCACCGATGCCTTGGTCCTGCGGGAGGCGCTCGAGGCGCTGCGCTCGGCGCCAAACCTGGCCCTTCGTCCCGGCGACGCGGCCATCGAGCCGCGCCCGGTCGTTCGAAATCACGAAATCGTGCTCCAACCACACATCGTCAGCGGCAGCGAATCGATTCGATTCGTGCGGGGCGTTGACGTGATCGCGCTGAGGGAGCTGGCGCCGCAGTGCGCGCAGGTCCCCGACCTGTTCGAGGCGTACGGCCGGTTGCACGGCCACGTCCCCCTGCATGACTTTCTGTTTGCCCTTGCCACCGTGGTTGCGCGGCGCTGGCTTGTGTCACAATGA